One genomic segment of Helianthus annuus cultivar XRQ/B chromosome 14, HanXRQr2.0-SUNRISE, whole genome shotgun sequence includes these proteins:
- the LOC110904007 gene encoding xyloglucan galactosyltransferase XLT2, translated as MFTFNKTIIHSIHSHITSHPLISLFILTLFLIEITLFCSHSPPPQPLFPPTDNLCTDGTIYVYDLPPMFNSDLLGTCDDLDPWHWQCGVATNHGYGTTATELAGIVPESLASAWHRTNQFSSEVIFHNRVLKHKCRTMEPESATAYYIPFYAGLAVGKYLFSDSSNEERDFHAVELIKWVQDQPYWRRSNGSDHVLVLGRITWDFRRLTDPEKLWGSTFLNMPEMQNVTRLTIERAPYDYHDIGVPYPTGFHPTSVTDIRTWQSFVRTYNRTSLFTFVGAAREDIGDDIRGLLLRTCRNESGSGSGSGACRVVDCALTPCANGSKEIIEALLGSEFCLQPRGDSFTRRSVFDCMIAGSVPVLFWNRTMYDQYEWYMPEEPESYSVFIDHGDVSAGKRSIKAVLESYSVEKVRRMREKVIEIIPKIVYSNSNSSSSSNDGMKDAFEIAVEGVLKRFGAEREQLRLESVGKGFLESP; from the coding sequence ATGTtcaccttcaacaaaaccattaTTCACTCCATCCACTCTCATATCACTTCACACCCTCTAATCTCCCTCTTCATCCTCACCCTTTTCCTCATCGAAATCACCCTCTTCTGCTCCCACTCACCGCCGCCACAACCACTATTCCCACCAACCGACAACCTCTGTACCGACGGCACAATCTACGTCTACGACCTCCCACCCATGTTCAACTCCGACTTACTCGGAACCTGCGACGATCTAGACCCCTGGCACTGGCAGTGCGGCGTCGCCACCAACCACGGTTACGGCACCACCGCCACCGAGCTCGCCGGAATTGTACCAGAAAGTTTAGCATCAGCATGGCACCGTACCAACCAGTTTTCATCCGAGGTTATTTTTCATAATAGGGTTCTGAAACATAAATGTAGAACTATGGAGCCGGAATCTGCTACAGCATACTACATACCCTTCTACGCTGGACTCGCAGTGGGGAAATATCTGTTTTCCGACAGTAGTAACGAAGAACGTGATTTTCATGCCGTGGAGTTAATAAAGTGGGTCCAGGATCAACCGTACTGGCGAAGATCCAACGGCTCTGATCATGTTCTTGTCCTGGGCCGCATCACATGGGATTTCCGCCGGTTAACCGACCCGGAAAAGCTCTGGGGGTCCACTTTCTTAAACATGCCGGAAATGCAAAACGTCACGAGACTCACAATTGAGAGAGCACCGTATGACTACCATGACATCGGTGTACCTTACCCCACCGGATTCCACCCCACTTCAGTAACCGATATCCGCACCTGGCAAAGCTTTGTCCGAACCTACAACCGAACCAGCCTGTTTACGTTCGTGGGTGCGGCTCGGGAAGACATTGGAGATGATATTCGAGGACTGTTGTTACGAACCTGTAGGAATGAGTCCGGGTCTGGGTCCGGGTCGGGTGCTTGTCGGGTGGTTGACTGTGCGTTGACTCCGTGTGCTAACGGAAGTAAGGAGATAATAGAGGCGTTATTGGGGTCTGAATTTTGTTTGCAGCCGAGAGGGGATAGTTTTACTAGACGATCGGTTTTTGATTGTATGATTGCGGGTTCGGTGCCGGTTTTGTTTTGGAACCGGACGATGTATGATCAATACGAGTGGTATATGCCGGAAGAGCCGGAGAGCTACTCGGTTTTTATAGATCATGGTGATGTTTCGGCGGGGAAGAGATCGATAAAGGCGGTTTTGGAGAGTTATAGTGTGGAAAAAGTGAGGAGGATGAGAGAGAAAGTTATTGAAATTATACCGAAGATTGTTTATAGTAACAgtaatagtagtagtagtagtaatgaTGGGATGAAAGACGCTTTTGAAATTGCGGTGGAGGGGGTTTTGAAGAGGTTTGGAGCGGAAAGAGAGCAACTACGGCTAGAATCTGTTGGAAAAGGTTTTTTGGAAAGTCCGTAG